The sequence GGCTGGGAAGTTGAAACCCAACTTGGGTCGCTACAATGTAATGTCAAATGGAGCCTATTTACTTATACTTGCTTCTGGATGAGGATAACCATTTATTTTCACTTCCTTTGCAGAATCCACCTGATTGGCAGGAAATTTTGACATACTTCCGCGGGTCTGAGCTTCAGAATTATTTTACTCGCATTCTAGAGGACAATTTGAAGGTTTTCATCTCTCCAGTtgattgtatatttttttttatttggataCCTGAGAATACTGAATTTGTGGTATCAGTTTTTGTTCTCTTCTGTATTTTGATTCAATTATTAATATTGTGATATGCTTACAACCTCATGTTTTCCAACAGAGGCTTATAATTTCATAGTTGTAAGTATTGGGAAATGTACTATTCAGAGTTCAGAGGCAACAAACCCAGAAAAAAAGCAAAGACAAGAAACACAAACACTTTGAACTGTGAAAATAATTGATCTGAAAAATTTCCAAATTCTCTATCTCCATTTTGTCTTAATTTTGTTGTTTATTTAGTTTCTTCATACCAGACTTCAAAAGTATTTGTGGTCCTTCCAATCACTTTCATCATTTTCTTTGTTCAGAAGAtgtacaaacaaaaagaaactgGCTAAAGTGGTCTAAACTATTGCTCCAAAGGAATTAAAGTTTATTTTAGTAAACTCACTTTTATGGGGATGGAAATGTGTATCAATTTCTACAGAAAAAAGACTGACTACTCCATATGAACTATTTTGAGACGGTTAGACCATTTCCTTCCTATTGTTTTAATAAAACAACTCAATAGGTTACTGTATCTTTACAGTTTCTTATAtagtataattttttaaaaaaagaattctaGAATAAAAAGTCCAATGATCCTTAGGGTCTTATCATATtgttttattatgatttttcattCACTGGATACAGTTCTGTTATTAGTTTTTTTATGATGCAATGCTAAAAATATGCTCAACCCTACTTCGGGGCTTCCTTGACTTATTTTGGTCCATGGCCAACCCCCTGATCATAATTTGAACAGGCAATTATCAGAAAGGCTTGGATGTCTTTTCGTAACTGCAGTTGTTCCAGACCTTTACCGCTGTAGGATGTTGCTGAAATGGAGACAGAGCAATTATGTCTCATCAAGTTGATGCTCATATATAAGCTCTTAGTTGTTCAAAGTCTTTTGACATGTCCCATATGATAAGTTTAACGCATATCCTATAACTTGATAGGTATGATTGGGAATCTTTGTGCATTTTTCCTTGCTGACTTTACAATGTTTGATATGATTAACAAATATGATCTATTTCATGGAATGATTTCCCTTCATTCCTTTCAATTTGTTGTGGATAACTTTATTTGACAAATAAGAGGCAATTAACAATCCACAATATTTTTTATCACATCCTATTGCTTACCAAGTGAATTCTGGTCATGCTCAAAAAATGAGAGAGAAATGAAAGCTGAACCCTATGTTGATCCTGAGTTGAATCAGCTTATTGCAATTACGAAAAGGCTTGAATGCCTTTTCATAATTTGTAAAATTTTTTCAGAGCCTTACTGCTGTAGGATGTCACTGGCATAGAGATGAAGCAGTTGTCTCATGAAGCAGATGCTTATATATGAGCTCTTATTTGTTCAAAGTCCTTTGACATGTCCTGTATGATAAGTTTAATATAGATCCTAGAAATCGTTAGCTACTATTGGGATTAGCATGTAAGTTTGATATAGATCCTAGGAATTGTTAGCTATATTGGGAATAGTCGTGCATTTTTCCTTGCTGATATTATAATGCATTTTTTCAATTCTTTGTGAATAACTTTATTTGACAAATAACAGGCAATCATTAAGCCACAATATGTTGATCATATTCCAAAAGCTGTCCAAGGGAATGTCGGACAGGTGCTTGATCAGAAAGATGAGAGAGAAATGAAGGCCGAACTTTGTGCTGATCTTGAATTGAATCAGGTTATTGATAGAAATGTAGGAGATTTGTCTGGAGGAGAGTTGCAAAGGTTTGCAATTGCTGTGGTAGCTGTGCAGAATGCAGAAATATACATGTTTGATGAGCCATCAAGCTATCTTGATGTAAAACAGAGGCTTAAAGCTGCACAAGTCGTTAGATCTTTGCTCAGACCTAACAGGTCTTAATGTCTCTAACATTTTACAGATTTTTGTGCTTTCTAATAGTTCTCTTATTGAAATGTAAATGATAACTTCCTGTTTTTCCCCTTCCACAGTTATGTGATTGTTGTGGAGCATGACCTAAGCGTCCTCGATTATTTATCAGATTTTATTTGTTGTTTATATGGGAAGCCTGGAGCTTATGGAGTTGTCACCTTACCTTTCTCTGTTAGAGAAGGAATCAATATTTTCTTGGCTGGTTTTGTTCCTACTGAAAATCTGAGATTCCGAGATGAATCACTTACATTTAAGGTAATGATTTCGTTTTGTAGCAAGAATCTGGCAGTGTTGCAGTCTGatattcttttctcttctccagGTTGCTGAGACTCCTCAAGAAAGTGCTGAGGAAATTCAAACTTACCAGCGATATAGGTACCCTACCATGAGTAAGACCCAGGGTAATTTTAAACTTTCTGTGATGGAGGGCGAGTTTACCGATTCTCAGATTATTGTGATGTTGGGAGAAAATGGAACAGGGAAGACGACATTTATCCGCATGCTGGTAAAGTTTATTTTCCCTTTTGTTACATGCTTTCCAGCAAATAGATATACCATCTGTCAAACATTTTCATCCATTGGATTCTATGCTCTAAAGTTTCTCATTTTTGCAGTATTAAAAGAATTTTGTTTATGTTGCTTTGTTTTGATTTATTGTTTACTTTGTTATGACTTCTTTAGGCTGGATTGCTGAAACCTGATACTGTTGAAGGTTCAGATATTGAAATACCAGAGTTTAATGTTTCATATAAGCCCCAGAAGATCAGTCCTAAATTTCAATCTACAGTGAGACACTTGCTGCATCAAAAAATTCGGGATTCATATATGCATCCTCAGTTCACTTCGGATGTAATGAAACCCTTACAAATTGAACAATTAATGGACCAAGAAGTTGTACACCTCTCTGGCGGAGAGTTGCAAAGAGTGGCATTATGTCTATGTCTTGGAAAGGTATGTGCAGGTGTTTATAcctcttatcttttttttttcttccagtaGTGGATTGGATCATTCACTTTCTTGTTAATGATCGTGCTAGTAGTTTTTCACTTGAGGATGCAAAATGTCTTTGGAGAAGACTTCATTTCTTATTCAacatttttggttggtttatttgcatttaaaaggaaaaaatgcAAGTGAAATCATAACATCATTAACTTCAACTACAGCTTGAAATATTCTAATCCATTGTCTGATATTTACGTCAACACGGCTTGGTCACAAGGTCTTATATGTTAGGTTGCCACAAAAGACCAATCTTCAATACTGTTATTGGGAAGTTTTGTGGTAGTTTAAACAATTTAGCTGAAATACATTAAATTTTGCTTGCAAAGATGCTATTTTGCTTGAAGGTGCAATGACATGAAACAAACCCTTTTTTTGGCCTaaaatgcctttttttttgagaagggTAGAGGATAAGGGAACATAAGGTTAGTTTTGAGCATGTTTTGTACCCTAAGCTTCTGTTCCATGAATATTAAGTTAATTAACATATATTGAAATTAGCATGTAGAAGGAGAATGACTTGGTATGATGCCGTAAcatatttttaatgatttttgaaGCAGCTATTGTTTCTAGGTAAGTGATAACGTTTTtttatgtattattttttttaatacttgTAGCTATAATTGACTAAAATCAAAATATTTCTGTTTTGGGCAAAATACGACGACATGCAACTAGTCAGAGTAGGTTGAATTCAATATTTTAATTCTAGATCCTACTGAAGAGCTATGGTCAGTATCATTGGATCTGCATGTAGTTGCActaaatttgcacaagctttCAACAGATCTGGTCTGGATTATTTTTAGTCACAACTACAAACAAGTTTCTTTTGGGGGATCTTGAATCAGCATTACAACCATTTTGGGGAGAGGGTCACTTTGTTGAGAGAAGTTCAGTTATTTGTTTTTGGGATGTATACTTGAATTTCTCCATTGCTAAAACTGCATCATAACTTTTGTTATTAATGCAGCCAGCCGATATTTATCTGATTGATGAACCTAGTGCTTACCTCGACTCAGAGCAGCGTATTGTTGCCTCAAAAGTGATAAAGAGATTTATTCTTCACGCGAAAAAGACTGCCTTTATTGTTGAGCATGATTTCATCATGGCAACTTACTTGGCTGACAAAGTTATTGTGTATGAGGGGAAACCATCTGTTGATTGTATTGCCAATGCTCCTCAGTCATTGGTGTCTGGGATGAATCGCTTCTTATCGGTAAGTGCATAAACCACTGcattttttactttattttctattttggtTGATAATCAAATGTAGGTAACTGTTATTTTTATAGATCCAAGCTAGGGCTTATCTATCCGATTTTTTCTTTcctgataataataaaaaaaaaaacttggttGTCTTCTCCATTGGAGTCTGACTCCACATGAAGCCAGCCTTTTacctattttattttaatatataatgaatCTTGCCTGTCCCACATCATGGGAAAGGTGGTCCTTTCTTTGCATTGGTCTTTCAGGAATCACAGCATATTCCATGTGCTGGTTTTGATTTGTATGAAGAAGTATTTTCCCTAGCTTCTTCTCTGTTCAAGCCTTTGATGGAAAGTTATTTTGTATTATAGTGTCTTGAATGTTATAACCACGGTTAGATTTTCTCTAGTTAGTCTTTAATTCAGGTAGCTTTTTCCTGTGTTCGTGTCTGAGTTTGAATTTTTCCCCCTCCTTATGTGATATGATTCACCAAAGATGTTTTGTTTTATTGATTCTGCAAATAACGACTTACCTGATGCTATAACTGACTTGAGATAGTGTATGTCTTTTGTTTTGGGTGCAGCATCTTGACATTACTTTTAGAAGGGATCCAACTAATTACAGGCCCCGGATAAATAAGTTGGACTCCACTAAAGATAGGGAACAAAAGTCTGCTGGATCCTATTACTACCTTGATGATTGATGTAGTATGTCAGCAAGTGCTGCTActtcaaaaaaatttcaaacttgCAGGTTTTCTCCACCTCCGTTTGCTCATTGCACTTGCTCTGTCTTCTTTTCACCTTCACAATCTTATCCCTTTTTGGCAACATCTTGCTGTAGGGTTTTTATGCCTCTCTTTTATCTAGTCATGGAGATTTGTGTGTAGGGGAAGCGCCACACTGAAGCCTTAGATACTTGAATACCATCGCATCAAATAGTTACATCCGGAGTTGCAGAGCTTGATGGTTATAAGATTTGCTTTCTGCTTTGTTCGAGGAAGTTGAGTTCAAAAATAGCTGCTacagaagcagcagcagcagcagcagctaaCAGGCGACCAGTTCTCTTATTTTTCTGGCTTAAAACCATATCTGGCTGGGGTGGAGAAatgattaaatatattttacaaATATTTATCATTACCTCTAGTTTGGCAGATATTTTATTGGGATATTGAGTGTTTGGTTTTCAGAGTGTTTATTTGAAATGATACTACATATAATTAAGCCTTTTCAAGGCTTAAGCTGGTGCTGCAAGGGTCTATGGTCTATATGCCACAGTGGTATCAATCTCAATTTTGACATTCCAATATCTTAT is a genomic window of Phoenix dactylifera cultivar Barhee BC4 chromosome 4, palm_55x_up_171113_PBpolish2nd_filt_p, whole genome shotgun sequence containing:
- the LOC103715579 gene encoding ABC transporter E family member 2, whose protein sequence is MADRLTRIAIVSSDRCKPKKCRQECKKSCPVVKTGKLCIEVTPASKIAFISEELCIGCGICVKKCPFEAIQIINLPKDLAKDTTHRYGPNTFKLHRLPVPRPGQVLGLVGTNGIGKSTALKVLAGKLKPNLGRYNNPPDWQEILTYFRGSELQNYFTRILEDNLKAIIKPQYVDHIPKAVQGNVGQVLDQKDEREMKAELCADLELNQVIDRNVGDLSGGELQRFAIAVVAVQNAEIYMFDEPSSYLDVKQRLKAAQVVRSLLRPNSYVIVVEHDLSVLDYLSDFICCLYGKPGAYGVVTLPFSVREGINIFLAGFVPTENLRFRDESLTFKVAETPQESAEEIQTYQRYRYPTMSKTQGNFKLSVMEGEFTDSQIIVMLGENGTGKTTFIRMLAGLLKPDTVEGSDIEIPEFNVSYKPQKISPKFQSTVRHLLHQKIRDSYMHPQFTSDVMKPLQIEQLMDQEVVHLSGGELQRVALCLCLGKPADIYLIDEPSAYLDSEQRIVASKVIKRFILHAKKTAFIVEHDFIMATYLADKVIVYEGKPSVDCIANAPQSLVSGMNRFLSHLDITFRRDPTNYRPRINKLDSTKDREQKSAGSYYYLDD